The Leifsonia poae region CACAGCTATGCGATCGATCTGGAGTGGACCGGCAACCGGGGGAGCGGCACCAGCGGCTACAAGGACTACGGCCGCGATCATGTCGTGCGCGCATCGGGAAAGCCGGCCATCGACGGATCGGCCGACCGCGTCTTCTTCGGCGACCGCGATCGCTGGAATCCGGAGGAGTTGCTGCTCGCCGCACTGAGCCAGTGCCACATGCTGAGCTATCTGGCCGAGGCGGCGCGGGCCGGGGTGGTCGTGGTCGGATACACGGATGCGGCCACCGGCGTGATGGAGCAGACCGCCGACGGCGGCGGCCACTTCACCAGTGCGCTGTTGCGCCCGGTGGTGACGATCGCCGATCCGGCGCAGGCCGAACTCGCGGCTTCGCTGCACGGACCGTCCGCCGCGAAGTGTTTCATCGCCGCCTCGGTGAACTTCCCCGTCGAGCACGCCCCCGAGGTCGCCATCCTCGCGTGACACGCGGGGCGCCACGTAACCTGTCACAGATTTACAATGGTTATATGCCTACGATTGCTCCGGCGCTCGGAGCCGAACTGCTCGTCGACTTCCTCAACACACTCGACATCGAAGAGGGCGCCGATACGCTGGACGACGGTGCGGCGTTCGAGGTCTGGGCGAACCGGCACGGCGTCGGCATGGGCGACCGGGCCG contains the following coding sequences:
- a CDS encoding OsmC family protein, coding for MKLEHSYAIDLEWTGNRGSGTSGYKDYGRDHVVRASGKPAIDGSADRVFFGDRDRWNPEELLLAALSQCHMLSYLAEAARAGVVVVGYTDAATGVMEQTADGGGHFTSALLRPVVTIADPAQAELAASLHGPSAAKCFIAASVNFPVEHAPEVAILA